The following nucleotide sequence is from Candidatus Coatesbacteria bacterium.
CTTGATCAGCGTGTCCGCCAGCGGGGTGAAGGTGTTGGCCAGCAGGATCGCGAAGAAGACCCCGCCGGCGAAGCTGGACAGGGCGCGAATGAGCACCACGAGGACGCCGATCAGGGCCCCCATGATCCAGCGGCCGCCGTTGGTCGAGGGCGAGCTGACCGGGTCGGTGGCGAAGAACAGGGCGCCGAAGAGCAGCCCGCCGCCGGCCAGAGTGTAGGGCACACCGGGGAACAGCTCGGGCCGCAGGGCGTGCAGCACGAGGGAGGCCGCCGCGGCGGCGCCGAGGACGGCCAGCGGGGTGCGCCAGTTGATTACCCGGCGGATCAGCAGGTAGATACCGAGCAGGACGAACAGCAGGGCCGCCGTCTCGCCGATGGCCCCGGAGGTGCGTCCCAGCAACAAGTCGAGGAGGTCTTGCTCGACGCCGGAGCCCTTGAAGGCCGCCAGGGGGGTGGCCGTGGTGACGGCCTCGGGGCCGGCGGCGAGGGGGCTCCAGTGGGCGAAGCCGCCGGCGCCGCCCCAGAAGGGCTCCCACCAGCGACCGGCGAAGAAGGTGGGGAAGCTGATGGTGACGAAGGCCCGGCCGACGAGGGCGGGATTGAAGACGTTGCGGCCGAAGCCGCCGAAGGCCTCCTTGCCGAAGAGCTGGCCGACGCCGACGGCGATGACGGGCAGCCAGAGCGGTACGTGGGCGGGCAGGGAGAGGCCGACGAGCCAGGCGGTGATCCAGTAGGTGCCGTCCATGGGCTTGCGCCGGATCACGGCGAAACCGGCGGCGATCAGCCAGCCGGTCAGCTGGCAGACCAGCACCAGGACCAGGGAGCGCCAGCCGAAGAAGTAGACCGCCGCCGCCAGCAGGGGGACGAAGGCCCAGAGGAACTTGCGGTGCAGGGGCAGCAGCCGGGCCGGGCCGCTCCAGAAGGGCAGGGCGTGGAGGCTCTTGGCGGCGTGCTCGCTCAGGCTCGGTTTGGAGCCGTCCATCGTCTTGTTGGTCATCAGTTGAGACTCCCTCGCCGCAGTCTACCAGCTACGACCGATACCGTTACAAGCTAGCCAAAAGGGGCCCCGCTGTCAAGCGTCGCCGCCCCCGTCGTCGCTGTCGGGAAAGCGCAGGGTGAAGGTGGAGCCGCCGCCCGGTGTCGAATGGACGACGATCTCGGCCGAGTGCAGCCGGGCCACCTGGGCCACGAAGGCCAGGCCCATGCCGGTGCCGGGGACCTCGGCGGCGTTGGCGGCGCGGTAGAACTTGTCGAAGATGCGTTTCTGATCGCCGGGGGGGATGCCCGGCCCCTGATCGGTGACCAGGATCTCGCCGCCCCGCGGTGTGCGCTGGACCTCGACGGTCACCAGGCCGCCGTCGGGCGAGAACTTGATCGCGTTGTCGATCAGGTTGACCAGGGCCCGGGAGACCAGGCCGGCGTCGAGGGAGACGACGGGGCCGTGCGGGGTGCCGCGCAGCACCAGCTGGACGCCGCGGCGCCCGGCGAGGTCCCGGGTCAGTTCGAGGGCCTCGGCGGCGATCTCGCTCAGCTCGACGGGCAGGAACTCGCCCTTGATCCGGCCACTCTCGATCCGGCTGACGTCGAGAAAGGCCTCGATCAGACCGATCAGCTTGCCGGACTCCGAGGCCACGTAGCCGCCGTACTGGCGGCGTTCCTCGTCGGTAATCTCCTCGTCGGTCAACAGCTCGCCGAAGCCGTGGATCGTCCCCAGGGGACCTTTGAGGTCGTGGCTCATGATGTGCATGACCTCGGTCTTCATCCGGTCGATGCGGGCCAGCTCGGTGATGTCGGTCAGGGTGATCACGAAGCCGCGCAGCCCGCCCTCGTCGGCCAGCGGCGAGACCTCGAGCAGATAGGTGTTGCCGTGGAGCTTGACGGTGTTGGACGTCGGACCGTCGACGGCGTCGACGATGATCTGGCGCAGGTTCTGGCCCGGGAAGAGGGAGTAGACGCTGCGACCGACGAGGTCTTCGCCGTCGGCTTCGAGAACGTCGGCGGCGGTGAAGATCCCCCGGGCGGGCAGGTTGGCCAGCTGGATCACCCCGTAGGCGTTGGTCAGCAGGACGGTCTTGGCCGTGGCGCCCAGGACGCGTTGCAGGGTCGAG
It contains:
- a CDS encoding RnfABCDGE type electron transport complex subunit D, producing the protein MTNKTMDGSKPSLSEHAAKSLHALPFWSGPARLLPLHRKFLWAFVPLLAAAVYFFGWRSLVLVLVCQLTGWLIAAGFAVIRRKPMDGTYWITAWLVGLSLPAHVPLWLPVIAVGVGQLFGKEAFGGFGRNVFNPALVGRAFVTISFPTFFAGRWWEPFWGGAGGFAHWSPLAAGPEAVTTATPLAAFKGSGVEQDLLDLLLGRTSGAIGETAALLFVLLGIYLLIRRVINWRTPLAVLGAAAAASLVLHALRPELFPGVPYTLAGGGLLFGALFFATDPVSSPSTNGGRWIMGALIGVLVVLIRALSSFAGGVFFAILLANTFTPLADTLIK